The genome window AGTCTCGGATAAACTATCATAACTATCTACGATTAATTCTCTATCCCTATTATTACCATATTTTCCGGCTAACAAGAAATAGAACCCACGTACTGCATAGTGTTTATTAGTGCCCTTTGCGGAATTGAGGAAAAATTCGATATTTTCTCGGTTTATTCTAACATTGAATTTTAAAAGGGTCTGTAATATTTTTAGTTCTTGCCATTCGTAAATATTATTCTCTGATTTTAAAAATTCTAACAAAAATTTCACTATATTTTCATCGTTAGGAAACATTGATAAGAAATCACAAAACAATCCAGTATGATGAGGTTTTGAAATAAAATTATCTTTGATAGTTTTTATTATTTTTGTGGTATCAAAGTTGAAACCACTATTTTTTAAAATAGACAGTCTGTATAAAGAAAAATTTAAGTGTGTTTTTTCAAACGGATCATTTGAAAAAGCATCCTCAAAAATTTTTAATAAAGCAGGGATAACTTTTTCTTCTATAAGTTTTTTATTCCCAGATTTCATCAGTGTATCTATTATATCCAAAAGAGATTTATGTGGGTCAAAAAGTTTTTCTTCTATCTCCCCACCTTTAAGTATGGATGTCTTTTTAGCGTTTATATTAAGCTTAACATTTCTCAAAGCTATTATAAGATCTTTAAGTGCAATTTTTGTCTCAATTTCTCGTTTACAAAATATCCTAATATCATCCATATACCGAAAATATCCTTCATATTTTTCCATTTGGCGATCTACATGATCCAAATATATATCTGCAAGAAATGCCGAAGCTGGAGGACCTTGTGGCAGTCCATATTCTGATATACGTTCGTCGCTCCACTTTCTTAAAAGGTGAAAAAGAGCTTTAATTATTTTAAGTTTATCTCTATTGTCTCCCAAATAATTTAAAATTCTTTTACGCAATTCTTGCAGATTGATATTCTCATAATATCCCGTCAAGTCAGTAGTTACACAATACTTATACCCATTTTTATAATATTCCCTACAACATTCGTCAAACTTTAACCAAGCATCTGTCTTTTTCTTACTCTGACCTTTAAAATTCAAAATGCTAAAACTTCTCTGACAAATCTCCTCCTTCTTTAATATTTCTTTTGCCAGATAATCGATAATTGCTTCATATATCAGCCAGTCCCTTACAGATGGTCTCGCCATGGGCCTAATAGTAAAGTTTTCTTTAGGAACATCTATTCTTAGCAAGGGCTCCGGTATCTCCTTTTCTTCTGCATATTTTTCGAACAAGCTTTCTATTTCAGTAGAAAAATCAGGTTTGAATAAATGCTTAAGATGCAGAAAACCTAATATGTCGGGTACAGGATTGTTTCCTCTCAATTCTTCAGAAATTATCCTTTTTAAGGCTGTATTTAAATCTAACTTCATAGTTCTACTTCTTTTAATTTCACTGCTGCCATTTCATATAACTCATTCATATCTGCATTGCTGATATCATTCCAATTCTAGTAAATATACGCAATATTGCAGATATACATACTCTGGGCACACTCATATTTCTTCCTTCTTAAAGAAAGTATCAAGTGGATTCCTTATTTTTGCTATGTTTGTCTTACTCACACTAAATATACCTTAAATCCACCCCGCTTTCCAGAAAATGTATCACAAATAAAGTCTTAAAGAACGAGCTGCCAAAGTTTATCATCATCTAACATCTCTGGTCAACAGTATAAATCCAAAATTTTTCAGACACATAGTGCTAAAGGCTGAGTTGTTTAGAAAAGGATTTTTCATTGCTTGCAATTTTTAAAAAACTTGATAAAATAATTTTGGTGCGCCTGTAGCTCAGCTGGATAGAGCGCCGGACTACGAATCCGTAGGTCGGGGGTTCGAATCCCTCCAGGCGCGCCATTTTTTAAAATAAACAATTGTTTAAAAGAAAGTGTGAATTTGCCCTTTTGTCCTTCTGAAGATATGTTTTTTTTAAATTAATAAAAACATTTCCTTCCATAGAATTCCATATAGGAGAAAAGTTTTTATAAAATTTTTTAGCCTTTTCTTTATTGAGGTTTGCATAACAATATACACAACCATGAATGCAAGTGTTATATGCGCCAATATCAATACTTTTAGTACAAGCACATTCTTTTCTTGTAGCTGCAGGTTTGGTTTCTAATGAAATATGAAAAAGATTAGATAAATAATAGGCATTAATACAACTTGCTTTTTTAACTTTGTCAGAGAGAAGATAATCATTGCAACAAGCATATAATTTTATATTGTATTTTTCAGCTATTTCAGCCAATTTATAAGCAAATCTTCTTTTTTCAATCTGGCTGATTTCAATTGGGATTTGATTAGTATATTTCCTAAAATTTATTAATACTTTTTTATATAAGTTTACAAAACTTATATAGCATGTTTTTGTATATCCACATAATTTTTCAATACATTTTATAAATTTTTCTTGATAATAATCAAAAGAAAGTTCATTAGTGATACATATAGGATCAAATCGCCAGACAATATGTTTTGGTGAATATCTTTTTGAAATAAAGATAAAATCTTTAATTGCTTCTTTATAATCAGGTACATTGGGTTCAAGTATTTTATTTCCTGTGATAGTGAAATGAAAAAATAAATTAGAAACTTTATTTTCTATTTTTTCTATTTGTTTTAATAAAGGAGAAAAATTTTTTGACCAAAATACAATCACACCTATATCTTCTGGTTTTAAAGAAACATATAGCCATTCTTTAGTAAAAGGATGTTTAACATAAACAAATCCAGATTTTAAACGATTAATAAACCAATCTGTATAAAAAGCAGGAATATCTGTCCTTCTGCTAACTGAAATGATTGATTTCATTTTTTAAAAATCTCTATAATCTCTTTAAAAGATAAAGGAATACGTTTAAAAAATTCTTCAGCATTTGGTAAAATTTTAAAAGGATCAAGATTTAATTCTTTTACAAACCATTTCCAATCTTCTTTTTTACAATTTATAGTACGTAAAAAGTGCTTTTTCAAGTAATCATCTTTTAATTCTGCTTTTACATAAATAGTTAAGGCTTGAGCCAATTCAGGAATAATATTGCTTATATCAAGCTTTTCTTTATTTGCATATTGTTTTAATCTTTTATAGTTTATAATAGCACGTTCTATACCTCTAAATTCATTTTTCCCTCTCATTTGAGGATTTAAATCTCTTAAAATAATTCGTTTATATCCTTCTATTACACCCTGTTTAAGAAAATCAATTTCTTTTTGAGTGAGAATTAAATGAGGTCCTTCAGGTTTTTCAGTAAGAAAATAAAGGCTACTATAAAAAGCTACTTCCGGCAATTCACCTGAATGAGCAATGATTTCTCTTTCTTGTATTACTTCTTCTCTCATAGAGAGTCATTAATTTTTAAAATAACGATAGGCAACCATAAACAGAGAGCAATAATATTAAAGACAATTACTGGTAAAGAATTTGTTAAAAATCCATAAATTACCCAACAAAATATGCCAAAAATAAATGGGAAAAGAAATTTAAGGGTAAAACTGCGTACGTCTTTATTTTTATATGAATAATAAAGTTGAGGTAAAGCACTAAAAGTAGTCAAAATTCCTGCAATAGTTCCTATTATTATTTCAGACATTATTTAATCTTTTTTATCATTATTTCTTGAAGACGGCGAGGAGTAGCTGAGAGTATTGTAAATTCAAAATTTTTATAATAAACAACCTCTTTTGGCTTAGGTACAGTGCCTGTAAGATGAATTAAAAAACCAGCTAGTGTTTCATATTTACCTTCAGGAAATTCTATTCCCAAAATTTCTCCCAATTCATCCAAATCAATTCCTGCTCGTACCCGCCAAGTATTTTCTGTAGTTTGAACAATAGGTATTGCTTCTCTATCATATTCATCTTGAATTTCACCAAATATCTCTTCAATAATATCTTCAATAGTGACTAACCCAACAGTGCTTCCATGTTCGTCAACTACAATTGCCAGATGGATATGACGAGTATTCATTTCTTTTAATAATGTATTTATTTTTTGAGTTTCTGGGACAAAAAGAGGAGGTATAAGTATTTTAGTCAAATCCATGTCTTTTTCTTTGCTCAACCAAATTTTAAGAAGATTTTTAGCATGAAGAATACCAATGATATTGTCAAAGTGCTCTTTATATATAGGTAAACGACTATGTCCTTTTTCAATAATAAGTTCAATAATCTTAGTTATAGGAGTATTTACTTCAGCACATACCATCTCTGGGCCAGGTATCATAATTTCTCTTACTGTGGTATCTTTAAAGCGAAATGCCCTGATAATAATCCTAAATTCTTCTAAAGACAAAAATTTTTTTTCTTTTCCTTTTTCGAGGAGCCAAAAAAATATTTTTTCAAATTTTTTAGCTTTTTTAAGCTCTTTATTCCATATGTATTTAGCAAAATTATCTAGGAGGCAAGAAAAAAGACTATCCTCCTCGTTCAATCCTTTCCTCCCTAAAGGATAAAAGTACCTGTCTCATTTAAATGAGCAGATAAATTGTCTGCAATTTTAATAAAACGTGGGACTTCTTGACCTCTGATAAGGACCTTTATTTTACTTTTCTTTATACCAAAAAGATGAATTATATCCTTTATAGCTTTATCTATATCAAATTCTTTACATGAATAGATATCTAAATTCATCTCTGATGTAGCTAAATTTGCATGAATGCTTATGTGGCTTTCTGCAATCATCACAAATCCAAAAATCATCTCAATATCATTCATATAATATCTATTTACATACGGAGGAGATACCTTATTCATGTTAATTTCAGTAGGATATTTGTCCAAAAACTCATAAATGAAATGATTGTCTGAAATTTTATTATAATCACATTCTACTCCATCAATTATGAGATGATATCCTTTGCCATCACGGACCTTTTCCATTTTTTGCCTCCTTGACTAAATTTTACCATTTTAATTCTTTATTCATAATTCTTTGGTATAATGTTTTAGGTAAAAAACACCATTTATGAACTTCTGAATCATAAAATCTTACTCCAGTAACAGGTGCCTTTTGTGGCTTTCTAGGATTGTATTTCATTGAAGCAATTGAAAATGTCCACCAATTTCCAGGATATGTAGCAATTGGCACAGAATATAAATCAACAATTGAAAATACTTTTTTTAAAGTTTCTTGTATTTCAATAGTAACATCTCTATGAAAACATAGAGATTCACTATGAGTTACAAATAAACCATCATCTTTTAAAGCTTTTTTCACATGAAGAAAAAAATCATAAGAATATAAACTGCGGGCAAAACCAATAGCATCTGTTGAATCTACAATAACAACGTCAATATCTTTAACACCTTTTATAAATTCAGAGCCATCTCCAATATGAATTTCTACTTTTGGATTATCTAATGATTGTGAAACAAATTTTAAAAGATTTTTTGAAACTTCAATGACTTGTTTATCAAGTTCTGCCAAATAAACTTTTTCAACACTTTCATGTTTTAAAACTTCTCTAACAGCCCCTCCATCTCCTCCTCCTATAACAACAATTTTCTTTGCACAGGGATGTGTATGCATGGCAATATGAACTAGCATTTCGTGATAAAAAAATTCATCCCTTTGGGTCAATTGAACAATGTTATCTAAAACAAGGACTTTTCCAAAATCAGGGGTTTCTAATACTAAAATCTCTTGATATGAGCTTCTTCCTTTAAATAATATGTTATCAACTTCATAAGTATATTGGATTGGAGAAAAGGGTTCATTTTCTATAAATTTAATCATATTTTTCTCCTAAAATTTTATATTAAAATCACTTTTGGAATAGGAAAGCCATTGAATTCAGATGCATAAGAAACAGTATAAGCCCCTGCAGACAGAATAAGCACTAAACTACCTTCTTCTACATCTGGTAAATCAACATGTTTATCTATTACATCCATACTATCACAACTTGGCCCAGCAACTGTCCATTTTTTATATTTACATTTATCACTTTTTACTTCAACAATATAAGTATATTTAATACCTCCTAAGCTTTCCATTAAACCATTAAACACACCAACATCTAAATAAAGCCAATTTTCATAATTTCTAACTGCTTTACCCAATATTTTGGTTACCATTATTCCTGCATCTCCTATTACAGCCCTTCCAGGTTCAATATGGACTTCAAAATCTCCAGGTATTTTTTCTTTTAAAAGTTTTGCGACATACTGTTCAATCTCATTAATTTTAGGCGCTATTTTTGTGTAATTTATTGGATATCCCCCTCCTATATTTAATACTTTTAACTCAATTTTATTTTCAATAGCCCTTTCCCATAGCTGTCTAGCCTTATCTATAGCAATATACCAATTATATAAATTCAAGCACTGCGAACCAACATGAAAAGTTATACCTATTGGATTTAAGTTCAGCTCCTTAGCTCGCTTTAATAATTCAAAAGCTTCATCTAATTCTACACCAAATTTTTTGCTTAAAGGCCATTCACTACCTTCATTAGGTACCGAAATTCTCACATAAACATTACAACCTGGCGCATATTTGTCAAGTTTTTCTAATTCTGTAAAAGAATCAAAAGCAAAA of Candidatus Desulfofervidus auxilii contains these proteins:
- a CDS encoding RNA-directed DNA polymerase, whose product is MRGNNPVPDILGFLHLKHLFKPDFSTEIESLFEKYAEEKEIPEPLLRIDVPKENFTIRPMARPSVRDWLIYEAIIDYLAKEILKKEEICQRSFSILNFKGQSKKKTDAWLKFDECCREYYKNGYKYCVTTDLTGYYENINLQELRKRILNYLGDNRDKLKIIKALFHLLRKWSDERISEYGLPQGPPASAFLADIYLDHVDRQMEKYEGYFRYMDDIRIFCKREIETKIALKDLIIALRNVKLNINAKKTSILKGGEIEEKLFDPHKSLLDIIDTLMKSGNKKLIEEKVIPALLKIFEDAFSNDPFEKTHLNFSLYRLSILKNSGFNFDTTKIIKTIKDNFISKPHHTGLFCDFLSMFPNDENIVKFLLEFLKSENNIYEWQELKILQTLLKFNVRINRENIEFFLNSAKGTNKHYAVRGFYFLLAGKYGNNRDRELIVDSYDSLSETYTKLAVILAVQELGKASRNDFYSRVKRRESDVKIKQFVDYVKSLKSPIYYLTTEKPKIETYEEFEGPIYEYN
- a CDS encoding DUF1848 domain-containing protein; the protein is MKSIISVSRRTDIPAFYTDWFINRLKSGFVYVKHPFTKEWLYVSLKPEDIGVIVFWSKNFSPLLKQIEKIENKVSNLFFHFTITGNKILEPNVPDYKEAIKDFIFISKRYSPKHIVWRFDPICITNELSFDYYQEKFIKCIEKLCGYTKTCYISFVNLYKKVLINFRKYTNQIPIEISQIEKRRFAYKLAEIAEKYNIKLYACCNDYLLSDKVKKASCINAYYLSNLFHISLETKPAATRKECACTKSIDIGAYNTCIHGCVYCYANLNKEKAKKFYKNFSPIWNSMEGNVFINLKKTYLQKDKRANSHFLLNNCLF
- a CDS encoding SemiSWEET transporter, with translation MSEIIIGTIAGILTTFSALPQLYYSYKNKDVRSFTLKFLFPFIFGIFCWVIYGFLTNSLPVIVFNIIALCLWLPIVILKINDSL
- a CDS encoding hemolysin family protein, coding for MNEEDSLFSCLLDNFAKYIWNKELKKAKKFEKIFFWLLEKGKEKKFLSLEEFRIIIRAFRFKDTTVREIMIPGPEMVCAEVNTPITKIIELIIEKGHSRLPIYKEHFDNIIGILHAKNLLKIWLSKEKDMDLTKILIPPLFVPETQKINTLLKEMNTRHIHLAIVVDEHGSTVGLVTIEDIIEEIFGEIQDEYDREAIPIVQTTENTWRVRAGIDLDELGEILGIEFPEGKYETLAGFLIHLTGTVPKPKEVVYYKNFEFTILSATPRRLQEIMIKKIK
- a CDS encoding S-adenosylmethionine decarboxylase — protein: MEKVRDGKGYHLIIDGVECDYNKISDNHFIYEFLDKYPTEINMNKVSPPYVNRYYMNDIEMIFGFVMIAESHISIHANLATSEMNLDIYSCKEFDIDKAIKDIIHLFGIKKSKIKVLIRGQEVPRFIKIADNLSAHLNETGTFIL
- the speE gene encoding polyamine aminopropyltransferase, whose protein sequence is MIKFIENEPFSPIQYTYEVDNILFKGRSSYQEILVLETPDFGKVLVLDNIVQLTQRDEFFYHEMLVHIAMHTHPCAKKIVVIGGGDGGAVREVLKHESVEKVYLAELDKQVIEVSKNLLKFVSQSLDNPKVEIHIGDGSEFIKGVKDIDVVIVDSTDAIGFARSLYSYDFFLHVKKALKDDGLFVTHSESLCFHRDVTIEIQETLKKVFSIVDLYSVPIATYPGNWWTFSIASMKYNPRKPQKAPVTGVRFYDSEVHKWCFLPKTLYQRIMNKELKW
- a CDS encoding type III PLP-dependent enzyme; translation: MVKKFKIEAWHRKIVTKRTLLKVLSFIDHNPDISTPVLLMDEEKIAENVSLIGKNIQNSKVFYAVKANSDEKILKLLKNHKIGFEIASEGELDLLINLNINPDLIISSNPIKSINFIKKAYSYGVKFFAFDSFTELEKLDKYAPGCNVYVRISVPNEGSEWPLSKKFGVELDEAFELLKRAKELNLNPIGITFHVGSQCLNLYNWYIAIDKARQLWERAIENKIELKVLNIGGGYPINYTKIAPKINEIEQYVAKLLKEKIPGDFEVHIEPGRAVIGDAGIMVTKILGKAVRNYENWLYLDVGVFNGLMESLGGIKYTYIVEVKSDKCKYKKWTVAGPSCDSMDVIDKHVDLPDVEEGSLVLILSAGAYTVSYASEFNGFPIPKVILI